A section of the Heterodontus francisci isolate sHetFra1 chromosome 7, sHetFra1.hap1, whole genome shotgun sequence genome encodes:
- the frzb gene encoding secreted frizzled-related protein 3 isoform X1 — protein MLGFGISSVLLWMTCLAPVRMVEAAACEPTRIPMCKSMPWNMTKMPNHLHHSTQDNAVLAIEQYEGLVGINCSPVLLFFLCAMYAPICTIDFQHEPIKPCKSVCERARDGCEPVMRRYNHTWPENLACEEFPVYDRGVCISPEAIVTADAPVPDLSIHSPINNCRNLGGDTCKCPAVKLTQKVYLKKNYNYVIRAKVKEVRNKCHDVATTVEVKDVLKSSLVNIPKETVTLHTSSACLCPEIKTNEEYVIMGYEDEERARLLLVEGSIAVKWKDRLGKRIKNWDQKLRQDRRKGRSGQPTGEKRIQPRDTAVASKQRNKSRNAKQARQ, from the exons ATGCTTGGCTTTGGAATCTCTTCCGTTTTGTTGTGGATGACTTGTCTGGCTCCGGTTCGCATGGTAGAAGCCGCTGCCTGCGAGCCCACCCGGATCCCCATGTGCAAATCAATGCCCTGGAACATGACGAAGATGCCGAACCACCTCCACCACAGCACCCAGGATAACGCCGTGTTGGCCATTGAACAGTACGAGGGGTTGGTGGGCATTAACTGCAGTCCAGTGCTGCTCTTTTTCCTCTGCGCGATGTATGCGCCGATCTGCACCATCGACTTTCAACACGAGCCCATCAAGCCCTGTAAATCGGTgtgcgagagagcgagagatggctgTGAGCCCGTCATGAGAAGGTACAACCATACCTGGCCAGAGAACCTGGCTTGCGAGGAGTTCCCCGTGTACGACCGGGGAGTCTGTATCTCTCCCGAAGCCATCGTGACAGCCGATGCACCCG TTCCAGACCTATCGATCCATTCTCCCATTAATAACTGCAGGAACTTGGGAGGCG ACACCTGCAAGTGTCCGGCAGTAAAACTCACTCAAAAAGTTTACCTAAAGAAAAACTACAATTACG TCATTCGCGCCAAAGTGAAAGAAGTGAGAAATAAATGTCACGACGTAGCCACGACGGTGGAGGTGAAAGATGTTCTGAAATCTTCCCTGGTGAATATTCCGAAGGAAACGGTGACGCTTCACACGAGTTCGGCCTGTCTCTGTCCTGAAATTAAAACCAACGAGGAGTATGTTATTATGGGCTACGAGGACGAAGAGAGGGCGAG GTTACTTTTGGTGGAAGGCTCCATAGCTGTGAAATGGAAGGATCGACTTGGGAAAAGAATCAAG AACTGGGACCAGAAGCTCCGCCAGGATAGAAGAAAGGGCAGAAGCGGCCAACCAACCGGAGAGAAGCGTATACAGCCCAGAGATACAGCAGTCGCATCCAAACAGAGGAACAAAAGCAGGAATGCAAAGCAAGCACGTCAGTAA
- the frzb gene encoding secreted frizzled-related protein 3 isoform X2 has product MLGFGISSVLLWMTCLAPVRMVEAAACEPTRIPMCKSMPWNMTKMPNHLHHSTQDNAVLAIEQYEGLVGINCSPVLLFFLCAMYAPICTIDFQHEPIKPCKSVCERARDGCEPVMRRYNHTWPENLACEEFPVYDRGVCISPEAIVTADAPVPDLSIHSPINNCRNLGGDTCKCPAVKLTQKVYLKKNYNYVIRAKVKEVRNKCHDVATTVEVKDVLKSSLVNIPKETVTLHTSSACLCPEIKTNEEYVIMGYEDEERARLLLVEGSIAVKWKDRLGKRIKRQNIVNGV; this is encoded by the exons ATGCTTGGCTTTGGAATCTCTTCCGTTTTGTTGTGGATGACTTGTCTGGCTCCGGTTCGCATGGTAGAAGCCGCTGCCTGCGAGCCCACCCGGATCCCCATGTGCAAATCAATGCCCTGGAACATGACGAAGATGCCGAACCACCTCCACCACAGCACCCAGGATAACGCCGTGTTGGCCATTGAACAGTACGAGGGGTTGGTGGGCATTAACTGCAGTCCAGTGCTGCTCTTTTTCCTCTGCGCGATGTATGCGCCGATCTGCACCATCGACTTTCAACACGAGCCCATCAAGCCCTGTAAATCGGTgtgcgagagagcgagagatggctgTGAGCCCGTCATGAGAAGGTACAACCATACCTGGCCAGAGAACCTGGCTTGCGAGGAGTTCCCCGTGTACGACCGGGGAGTCTGTATCTCTCCCGAAGCCATCGTGACAGCCGATGCACCCG TTCCAGACCTATCGATCCATTCTCCCATTAATAACTGCAGGAACTTGGGAGGCG ACACCTGCAAGTGTCCGGCAGTAAAACTCACTCAAAAAGTTTACCTAAAGAAAAACTACAATTACG TCATTCGCGCCAAAGTGAAAGAAGTGAGAAATAAATGTCACGACGTAGCCACGACGGTGGAGGTGAAAGATGTTCTGAAATCTTCCCTGGTGAATATTCCGAAGGAAACGGTGACGCTTCACACGAGTTCGGCCTGTCTCTGTCCTGAAATTAAAACCAACGAGGAGTATGTTATTATGGGCTACGAGGACGAAGAGAGGGCGAG GTTACTTTTGGTGGAAGGCTCCATAGCTGTGAAATGGAAGGATCGACTTGGGAAAAGAATCAAG AGGCAAAATATAGTGAATGGTGTGTGA